Genomic segment of Phycodurus eques isolate BA_2022a chromosome 13, UOR_Pequ_1.1, whole genome shotgun sequence:
ATCAGGGACAGCCTGTAGCCAGTTCCGAGCAGCTGGATGTCACAACCGGACATTGTGCTCCCCTCACTGGTGAAGTGAACCGCCAGCTGGGAGGGCTTACATGGACCCGCTGTCATCTGGAAGCGGCCCAGGAGAGCCCCGACTCCTACGGGACACGAAGAGAAGCCAAAACTGATTTCAACGTACACAAAAATGATCCTGAAATACGTGGGAATCAAATGATTTGAGAGCATTTAAAAAGATACTTGCCTCCGTTTTCAGACCTATGAGAAAGGCTGGGAATCTTCCACTGTATCATCTGCTGCTCTGGATTCCTTGAAAAGAAacaatttagttgtttttttccagcagCAGTAAATCCAGTTCTTTCCAAAGTAAACTTGAAGGTCATATAGCAGAGCAGTATTTCCTAACCTTGAAGGAGCCAacgcacatattttacacaagaaaaatgtcacataaggtacacacagtggtgccttgagatacaagtttatgTATCTTAAATTATTTCTCCTTCaattcacattgtgctgctccttcaattcacattgtgctgctcattgtgGTGTGCGGGCAGTACAGGACAGAAATATCGATATATAGTCGTGTACTAGAGACTCGGCTCCTCTCTCGGCTTCTCAGtacagcagtaatattagttgttcttcgcagaggataaataatctATGCCTGCGAGTATTATTACATTCTCTATGTGCCAATGGAGTTTCACATTGTGTGCTAGCATTAAGGTAGCAGGGGCTATCTTAAGAGAAAATAAGATAAGACAATATTTATCAGTCCCACTATTGGGAAATTTGCAAGGTCAGGTTTAGGGTTAGAGTAGAATTTGAAatacagaaaatgtaattatttttatttcatttttagttcGACAGTAACCTTCAGCCGAGAGCGGCAATAAACAGATTGGAAGctgttttttgaagaatatgtCTGAATTATATCTGccacttgttgtgaagtgagttgagtcacctGACACCATAAAGCACTCACGTCCCATGTTTGCAagtgaaagcaaaaacaaacaaaaaaacgaaaatTGGCCAATTGACGGCTCATAGATCCAAAAACACGTCAGTCGGGTCCcttgtatctcgaggcaccagcGTATACTGAAACAACGATGATCTCGTctcactcacaaatgtactttctCGCTCTGAAATCtcggcctgtttagttgaacacatacagtagctaCTATTCTGTCGTATGAATGGCATGAGGTGGGTATACGGGTTCGTTGTGTACCCTCTGCAATCtacactgtgttccaaattattatgcaaacgGACGTTTTCTTTGATTTTCTGAAATAGTCGATGCAAATGACAGTCACTATGACTTGTCATTCCAAATGATTACACACAACCGAGTTTCAAACCATTTTAGACAGTAATTTGTAAAGAGctgaaaataatcatttgttgaatttgcagcGTTGGGGAGTCATGTTCACTCAAATCTAAAGCTATTTCGATCCAATCTTAAATCATCTTAACAGGCCAAGTGACATTATAACATTGTAACCTTTATTTGATAGCAGCGTCACAATTCTTACAGACACTGAAGCTGTGAGTTTTTGGACAATTTATCATTGAATTTCTTTGCAGGATGTCAGAATAGCTGCTCAGGACTGCTCTTTGGATGTGAACTGCCTCCCACCCTCATAGAATTTTTCTTTCTTGAGAATGCACCGAAGGTTCTCAACGGGGTTGAGAAGAGGATGGGTCATGAGTTTGAATTCTGCTCTTAACGGTTGATGACGTCAAAATTATGTTGACTGtatataataatttgaaacaCAGTGTTGTTGAAGAACATTTCTTGGTTCTGCCTTACACTATACATTGCTGACATATTACCTACAATACATTATGAGTAGTAAATAAATCCTACTGATGAAGAAAAGCCTCACCAGGTGGCAGGTGGGACCATAGCCTGGAGCTTGGCTATGCCTCCATCCACAGGAACCAGAAAGTAGATGTTGTGAAGCGGAGCTGGACTTGCCATCGCCTCTGTGTTGTATTTGTAGTCTATTCTGAGGTCTGTGTTATTGGCATCGCCACGCCAACTCATAGCGAGATTGAGAGGGGTGGACTGGATCCCGTCTGCTGAAACCTGGGACACACAGAACCAaggattggatggatggatggatgggtggatggatggatggatggatacctgATATTTGATCATATCCACATTGTAGTATGTTGCCTGAGGCTTCTGCTCAGCCACTTTCTTAAGATGACTCATCAAGTTTTGCATATTCACCCAGAACTCCTTGGTGTCTAGACTGTCTGTTGGGGAATCGCTGGAAGGATCAGAAGAATAAACACGATTCAGTCACTGTCTTCTGATGTAGCATTCAAATGTACACTTTGTGTTGCTGCATACGCCCACCTGCACAGCAGCTGCGGATTGGGGAGGACCTGCTCCAGTCGGGTATAGTTGCTGATGCTAAAGATGAGGATCGGTTGAGTCGGGTGGCTGGCGAAATGCCTGGTGATGCCGGCAGGGAAGGAGAGCACTAGTTCTCCTGTGATCTTCACGACACACCTGAAAAAGCAGGAAAAAAGAGATTCCAAGAAAATGATCGTAGTGATCATATCTGTTGTGCGTATTTCCATATTATAAGAACACGGTAGTCTATAAACATCAGTCGTGTCATGCTCTCCGAAGCGAAAAATGCGGTCCTACTTGCTGGGGTCAGCGCCTTTAAAGTAGGCAttgatagtttctgtgaagGCAGCTGCAACTGGCAGAGTGTCTTGGGGTCCCATGGTAAGTGGGCTGGGGCCTCTTGAGCATCCTAAATGAGACAAACAcgcatacaaataaatacatatcacAGCAAAGATTCAGCGATAGCTTGTACTGTAGCTGCAGGGTTTTAAGACACAATCGGTTggacaaaatcaaaataacgaGCAAGACGTGGGACGGGGTGAGCAATGAGGTGGATTATAAACAGAAGTGTGGACAGAACCGCAGCCCTGTTTTAACCAAGCAGTAGCGTTCAATTCACTTCAAACTGCACTGTTTTCCACTGTAAAACACTGTGAGTCACATCAGTATGCAGCAATTTACAAATATTATTCTTTGTTCAATTTACTGGTGGATCGCACTGGTATGATGAGGTCACGAGAAAGGAAACTCCACTCACCATCTAATGCTAAATAAAACCTGCCGTGGTCAAACCAGACCAGAGGTTGTGTGGCCTCTGAGTGAGCAGACAGGGGAAAAGAAGCATGAAGAGAGACATGACAGTGAGCAAAGGACACAATGACGAGCGAGATGGACACCCGGTCCCCCCGCATGGGTGTACCTGTGTTGGATAAGTAGAGGTCCCTCCCTAAGGTAGGCGTGGACGCCGCGCTCTGTGACGTTATGGAGGAGATGGAGGAAGAGCTCTCTGCCCGAGCCAGTGGAGCGAAAGGTGGAGGGCTTCCCGACACGGGAGGACTTAAGGGTCGAGTCTGGATTATGGCAAATAACCGCTATGATCACACAAtgacgtgtgaatgtgagtgtcacaaATTTGTGTGCTGCTGTTAATATGCAATATGTTTCTCTTTgtcagatgtaaaaaaaaaaaaaaataaaaataaaaaagatttaaaaaaaatgtttcttatgCGCAACACTGTGCAATATTGATGAAGAAGTTTTGCTTCACTTTCAATTGAAAATGATTTACATGGGATAATCCCCTTGAGATGcaacatttatattttcatatcTGGTAACAATATGCTATTGTTCAAACCTGGACATTACACATACCAGGTCTGGGATCGGTTTTCCTGGGGGCAACTTTGGTCGCGAGGAAGGCcgtgggggagggggaggagggacCGGACTGCCTTGGGACTGTGACGTGGCAGAACGGGCTGGCGAAGGCGGACCTGAGGCACATTCAAGTATATGAGATTAGCGCCGCCATTATGTCATAGCAGGACAGATTTACAGTAAATTCGCGTGACGACGTTTCttgtttgctgaacaacaacgacgacgacaaAGTCACAAAAGGTTTGTGTCTTTGTTCAAAAGCAAATGTTAGTTTTTGGGTAAACACAACTTTATGCATCTTTTAACCAACGATGGCAGTACAATTCAAATACTCTATGCGGTGTCTTTCAGTCGGATTTttatctagccatccatccattcatccagtctctgtatcgcttatcctcactacggtcgctgGTGTGCCGGatcctatcccagatgactttgggcgagaggcgggtgcaccctactggttgccagccaaacgcagggcccataaaaacaaacgaccattcgcacctatggacaatttagagtcgtaaattaaccaaccatgcacatttgtggaatgtgggaggaaacccacgcggGTACgggaagaaaatgaaaactcctggacttgaaaaactcataaaaacaatttttctaCCTGAGTAAGGCCCTGGTGAAGACATAATCGATCGGTATGTggttggaggaagaggaggtggcGTTCCACGGAAGCTCGGTGTTAGCTCTCTTGGTGAACCAGTGAAGTCTGAGACGTCATCCCTCAGGTTCCCTCCCTCTGGAGTCCATTTCCCCCCCGCTGCCCCCAAAACCAGGGGCGATATAATTCCTGCTCGAGGGGACTTTCTCTCCGCTGGCAGAGGAGGCACAGGACTGATTGATAACGGGGAGGGTGTGTAATGTACAAACTGCAGCACCTCCTCATCAATCGCCTCCTCTTCAAGGCAGACTACTGGTGAACTTGTGGGAGTGAAGTAAGGCGGCAGGGGAGGGGCTGGTTCATCTGGGGGAGGAGGTCCGAGCATGATGGAAGGCGGTGAGTCCAGTGGTGTGAAAGAAGGCAAAGAATCCGTCGAGAACACCGGCGGCGAAGGCGGGGGTTCAATGGGAGGCGGTCCAGGTGAGAGGTACGGGGTGGAGGGTGTGGACGAGGGTGTGTCTGGGGCAGGAGAGTCAGGCGGAGGGGGCGGCGCGGGCTCATCTGGTGGTGGAGGTCTGTCATTTGTAAAAGTAACCCATCTGGTGGTGGACACGGTGTGCTCGTCGGCGCGTGGGCTGCCCACGGGGCCGAACACATCGTCGAGGTCAGGGGCAGGGCAGCCTCGGTACGAAGAGGGGGACAGGATGCTCAGGTAGATGGGGGCAGAACTGCAAGTTGCTCTTCCGTTGGGTAAATCAACTGCAAAAATGGCAAACTTAGGAAACTGTATTCAAATTCGGCACACAATGCACTTCCACTGCTATTTACCAGCGGACTGTGAAGGATAGCCTTGACTCCGCGATACGATGTTTTTGGGAGGGAGCGGAGGAGGAGCTGCAATGAGAATTCAACA
This window contains:
- the sgip1b gene encoding SH3-containing GRB2-like protein 3-interacting protein 1; this encodes MMQGLKKRTRKALGLRKKDKDTETTSSPDKEGTGSGKKGNKKANGALNGFYGEFDWDRYASPDVDEEGFSQRPGDEGDAASAGKQFFSSSESEDDEEIKKKFKIKIKPLVSERAKCVPPSVDELKASVGGLALSPSLKRSPRRSLGQIKRHLSCEEIARPRRSTPTPSPAPDTPSDRLAQNIPAFFGHPSETQYARYDVVPADVWGGSRPKSESLLSRSFPTGAPPPLPPKNIVSRSQGYPSQSAVDLPNGRATCSSAPIYLSILSPSSYRGCPAPDLDDVFGPVGSPRADEHTVSTTRWVTFTNDRPPPPDEPAPPPPPDSPAPDTPSSTPSTPYLSPGPPPIEPPPSPPVFSTDSLPSFTPLDSPPSIMLGPPPPDEPAPPLPPYFTPTSSPVVCLEEEAIDEEVLQFVHYTPSPLSISPVPPLPAERKSPRAGIISPLVLGAAGGKWTPEGGNLRDDVSDFTGSPRELTPSFRGTPPPLPPTTYRSIMSSPGPYSGPPSPARSATSQSQGSPVPPPPPPRPSSRPKLPPGKPIPDLTRPLSPPVSGSPPPFAPLARAESSSSISSITSQSAASTPTLGRDLYLSNTGCSRGPSPLTMGPQDTLPVAAAFTETINAYFKGADPSKCVVKITGELVLSFPAGITRHFASHPTQPILIFSISNYTRLEQVLPNPQLLCSDSPTDSLDTKEFWVNMQNLMSHLKKVAEQKPQATYYNVDMIKYQVSADGIQSTPLNLAMSWRGDANNTDLRIDYKYNTEAMASPAPLHNIYFLVPVDGGIAKLQAMVPPATWNPEQQMIQWKIPSLSHRSENGGVGALLGRFQMTAGPCKPSQLAVHFTSEGSTMSGCDIQLLGTGYRLSLIKKRFAAGKYLADN